From the Kitasatospora viridis genome, one window contains:
- a CDS encoding S8 family serine peptidase encodes MRRTGAWMRGLSTAALLSVSLSLAGVFAPAAQAYDNPRQGEWYLDVLHMSDVWQVANGSGVTVAVIDTGVKADHPDLVGQLLPGKDFSGLPGGADTDPDGHGTGMASIIAGSGKGFNGNGVIGLAPGARILPIKIDAERDPSKVLPAPVFMKQIDQAITYAADQGAKVINISQAVRSVDVAPSDVADLQNAVNYAIGHGSVIVAGAGNSGQQGNPVMYPADSAGVAAIAAHDQNGASTAESENGSYIALAAPGVNTVEACLAASGYCQGTGTSDSSAMISAAAAILFSEHPSWTGNQVLRVLISTANKAKSGANHTDYLGFGNISIRTAVRYTGDPGPADVNPLVQAGISVMPPASAFLPGTASSTAPSAGASVQPSAPASGAPAPSSSAAPAPAKSASSSSGSSSLPFIVGIVVAAVLVVGGAAFFLARRKRTAASFEAGPGAGGQEPPYGYPMPPQQGQYGTPAPPPYQAPPPPGGNPYREG; translated from the coding sequence ATGCGGCGAACCGGCGCGTGGATGCGAGGGCTGAGCACGGCGGCCCTGCTGTCTGTGAGCCTGTCCCTGGCCGGCGTCTTCGCCCCGGCGGCCCAGGCGTACGACAATCCCCGGCAAGGGGAGTGGTACCTGGACGTGCTGCACATGTCGGACGTGTGGCAGGTGGCGAACGGTTCGGGCGTGACCGTCGCGGTGATCGACACGGGTGTGAAGGCCGATCACCCCGATCTGGTGGGTCAGCTTCTGCCGGGCAAGGACTTCAGTGGTCTGCCCGGAGGTGCGGATACCGACCCTGATGGTCACGGAACCGGTATGGCGAGCATCATCGCCGGCTCGGGTAAGGGCTTCAACGGGAATGGTGTCATCGGGCTTGCGCCAGGTGCTCGCATTCTTCCGATCAAGATCGACGCCGAGCGTGATCCGAGCAAGGTGCTCCCAGCGCCGGTCTTCATGAAGCAGATCGACCAAGCGATCACGTACGCCGCAGACCAGGGAGCCAAGGTGATCAACATCTCCCAGGCTGTCCGCAGTGTCGATGTGGCCCCCTCCGACGTTGCTGACCTCCAAAACGCTGTCAACTACGCGATCGGTCACGGCAGTGTGATCGTCGCTGGTGCTGGTAACAGCGGCCAGCAGGGGAATCCGGTGATGTACCCGGCCGATTCGGCCGGTGTCGCGGCAATTGCTGCGCATGACCAAAACGGAGCCAGTACAGCTGAGTCGGAGAATGGGAGCTACATCGCTCTCGCGGCGCCCGGGGTGAACACTGTCGAGGCCTGTTTGGCGGCGAGTGGCTACTGTCAGGGCACCGGTACATCGGACTCCAGCGCCATGATCTCGGCAGCTGCGGCGATTCTGTTCTCCGAGCACCCGAGTTGGACCGGGAACCAGGTTTTGCGGGTACTGATCAGTACAGCCAACAAGGCCAAGAGCGGCGCCAACCACACCGACTATCTCGGCTTCGGCAACATCAGCATCCGTACCGCCGTCCGCTACACCGGTGACCCGGGCCCGGCAGACGTCAATCCCCTGGTGCAGGCGGGAATCAGCGTGATGCCGCCGGCCTCCGCCTTCCTGCCCGGCACGGCGTCCTCCACCGCTCCGTCGGCCGGTGCGTCGGTCCAGCCGAGCGCCCCGGCCAGCGGTGCTCCCGCGCCGAGCTCGTCGGCAGCCCCCGCCCCCGCCAAGTCCGCCTCCTCGTCATCGGGTTCGTCCAGCCTCCCCTTCATCGTCGGCATCGTGGTCGCCGCGGTGCTGGTGGTCGGTGGCGCCGCCTTCTTCCTGGCTCGCCGGAAGCGGACTGCGGCCTCGTTCGAAGCCGGTCCCGGGGCGGGCGGCCAGGAGCCGCCGTACGGGTACCCGATGCCGCCGCAGCAGGGCCAGTACGGCACCCCGGCCCCGCCGCCCTACCAGGCACCGCCGCCGCCGGGCGGTAACCCGTACCGCGAGGGCTGA
- the galE gene encoding UDP-glucose 4-epimerase GalE: MSKYLVTGGAGYVGSVVGAHLLEAGHQVVVLDDLSTGFAEGVPAGAEFVRGRIQEADQVLDASFDAVLHFAASSQVGESVADPEKYWRNNVAGSLELVSAMRKAGVRKLVFSSTAATYGEPEGTPIAETARTSPTNAYGATKLAVDHLITSEAIAHGLAAVSLRYFNVAGAYGAYGERHDPESHLIPLVFQAALGQRPHISVFGDDYPTPDGTCIRDYIHVADLAEAHLLALDAAKPGEHLICNLGNGSGFSVREVIESVKRVTGREIPVVTAERRPGDPAVLVASAERARQALGWVPKRPELDAIVADAWAFTLEKFDKSRRSES, encoded by the coding sequence ATGAGCAAGTACCTGGTCACCGGCGGTGCCGGCTACGTCGGCAGCGTGGTCGGTGCGCACCTGTTGGAGGCAGGGCACCAGGTGGTCGTGCTGGACGACCTCTCCACCGGGTTCGCCGAGGGCGTGCCGGCCGGCGCCGAGTTCGTCCGCGGCCGGATCCAGGAGGCCGACCAGGTGCTGGACGCCTCCTTCGACGCGGTGCTGCACTTCGCCGCCTCCTCGCAGGTCGGCGAGTCGGTCGCGGACCCGGAGAAGTACTGGCGCAACAACGTGGCCGGCTCACTGGAGCTGGTCAGCGCGATGCGCAAGGCCGGGGTGCGCAAGCTGGTCTTCTCCTCCACCGCCGCCACCTACGGCGAGCCGGAGGGCACCCCGATCGCCGAGACCGCCCGCACCTCGCCGACCAACGCCTACGGCGCCACCAAGCTGGCGGTGGACCACCTGATCACCAGTGAGGCGATCGCCCACGGCCTGGCCGCGGTCAGCCTGCGCTACTTCAACGTGGCCGGCGCCTACGGCGCCTACGGCGAGCGGCACGACCCGGAGTCGCACCTGATCCCGCTGGTCTTCCAGGCCGCGCTGGGCCAGCGCCCGCACATCTCGGTCTTCGGCGACGACTACCCGACCCCGGACGGCACCTGCATCCGCGACTACATCCACGTCGCGGACCTGGCCGAGGCCCACCTGCTGGCGCTGGACGCGGCGAAGCCGGGCGAGCACCTGATCTGCAACCTGGGCAACGGCAGCGGCTTCTCGGTCCGCGAGGTGATCGAGTCGGTCAAGCGGGTCACCGGCCGGGAGATCCCGGTGGTCACCGCCGAGCGCCGCCCGGGCGACCCGGCCGTGCTGGTGGCCTCCGCCGAGCGGGCCCGCCAGGCCCTCGGCTGGGTGCCCAAGCGCCCCGAGCTGGACGCCATCGTGGCGGACGCCTGGGCGTTCACCCTCGAGAAGTTCGACAAGAGCCGGCGCAGCGAGAGCTGA
- a CDS encoding MFS transporter yields the protein MAIDKASGQLDPGLGGTEGLGRVAAAAFVGTAIEFYDFVLYGMAAALVFGHEYFPGLGPAGALLAALSVYAVAFLARPVGAVVFGHFGDRVGRKAVLVTSLLLMGLATAAVGVLPGYGRWGVWAPLALVVLRFCQGLGLGGEWGGAALLVAEYAPRGRRGRYSGYLQLGPSAGSALATGVFLAVSLGLSERQFQSWGWRLPFLGSLLLVGVGLFVRLRIAETPVFARALSRPSGEGGAPVLEVLRRHWRVVLLGTGMLSFGYALHYLSSTYALGYLTGQLGVSRTVLLALQLTVAPIGALTVWYSAGLSDRWGRRRTVLLGTALASCWSLLLFPVLETLRRGLMLLALAGTVLLEGVLLGPVAAYLPELFPTRVRYTGAALTYNLGGVIGGGTAPLLAARLTAAYGTAAPVGWYLAGLGAVAACCLLALPERGGCDLTVDHPLGDARATGSPAAVNQAVN from the coding sequence ATGGCGATTGACAAGGCGTCAGGGCAGCTCGACCCGGGCCTCGGTGGGACCGAGGGGCTGGGGCGGGTGGCCGCTGCCGCCTTCGTCGGGACGGCGATCGAGTTCTACGACTTCGTGCTGTACGGGATGGCGGCGGCGCTGGTCTTCGGGCACGAGTACTTCCCCGGGCTCGGGCCGGCCGGCGCGCTGCTGGCGGCCCTCTCGGTCTACGCGGTGGCGTTCCTGGCCCGCCCGGTCGGGGCGGTGGTGTTCGGCCACTTCGGGGACCGGGTGGGCCGCAAGGCCGTGCTGGTCACGTCGCTGCTGCTGATGGGGCTGGCCACGGCCGCGGTGGGGGTGCTGCCGGGGTACGGGCGCTGGGGCGTCTGGGCGCCGCTGGCGCTGGTGGTGCTGCGGTTCTGTCAGGGGTTGGGGCTGGGCGGCGAGTGGGGTGGTGCGGCCCTGCTGGTCGCGGAGTATGCGCCCCGGGGGCGCCGCGGGCGGTACTCCGGGTACCTGCAGCTCGGGCCGTCGGCCGGCTCGGCGCTGGCCACCGGCGTCTTCCTGGCGGTCTCGCTAGGGCTGTCCGAGCGTCAGTTCCAGTCCTGGGGCTGGCGGCTGCCGTTCCTCGGCTCGCTGCTGCTGGTCGGCGTCGGGCTGTTCGTCCGGCTGCGGATCGCCGAGACCCCGGTCTTCGCCCGGGCCCTGAGTCGGCCGTCCGGCGAGGGCGGCGCGCCGGTGCTGGAGGTGCTGCGGCGGCACTGGCGGGTGGTGCTGCTCGGCACCGGCATGCTCTCGTTCGGCTACGCGCTCCACTACCTGAGCAGCACCTACGCCCTGGGGTACCTGACCGGCCAACTGGGCGTCTCCCGGACGGTGCTGCTGGCGCTCCAGCTGACGGTGGCTCCGATCGGCGCGCTGACGGTCTGGTACAGCGCGGGCCTGTCCGACCGCTGGGGCCGCCGACGAACCGTGCTGCTCGGCACGGCGCTGGCCTCCTGCTGGTCGCTGCTGCTCTTCCCGGTGCTGGAGACGCTGCGGCGGGGGCTGATGCTGCTGGCGCTGGCGGGCACGGTGCTGCTGGAGGGGGTGCTGCTCGGTCCGGTGGCGGCCTACCTGCCCGAGCTCTTCCCGACCCGGGTGCGCTACACCGGCGCCGCGCTCACCTACAACCTCGGCGGGGTGATCGGCGGCGGCACCGCCCCGCTGCTGGCGGCCAGGCTGACGGCGGCCTACGGCACGGCGGCCCCGGTCGGCTGGTACCTGGCCGGCCTCGGCGCGGTGGCGGCGTGCTGCCTGCTCGCCCTCCCGGAGCGGGGCGGCTGCGATCTGACGGTGGACCACCCGCTCGGTGACGCCCGCGCCACGGGCAGCCCGGCCGCCGTGAACCAAGCCGTGAACTAA
- a CDS encoding WXG100 family type VII secretion target, whose amino-acid sequence MAEPSTGFQVQPDQLADGAAEARSVAARLPAQADRLTAAVRNAAAGLPGWRTAAALADCAAAWHELLATLARELAQQAEKLDDTARHYRAGDRSATDAFLPAGHR is encoded by the coding sequence ATGGCCGAGCCGAGCACCGGCTTCCAGGTGCAGCCCGACCAACTCGCCGACGGCGCCGCCGAGGCCCGGTCCGTGGCCGCCCGCCTCCCCGCCCAGGCCGACCGGCTCACCGCCGCCGTCCGCAACGCCGCCGCCGGCCTCCCCGGCTGGCGCACCGCCGCCGCCCTGGCCGACTGCGCAGCCGCCTGGCACGAGCTACTCGCCACCCTGGCCCGGGAATTGGCCCAACAGGCGGAGAAGCTCGACGACACCGCCCGGCACTACCGGGCCGGCGACCGGTCCGCCACCGACGCCTTCCTCCCGGCCGGCCACCGGTGA
- a CDS encoding response regulator transcription factor — translation MGVRLVVVDDHRLLAEALAAALQVRGHRVLAVGSPAGAAPELAAQRRPDVCLIGVARPGAVSAFAPVRRLRLERPEVAVVVLGPVDDLRGVAGAFAAGAAGYVRSDERIEVVDRSIGRARAGEAAVAVEVLQASFERLLHPVHEPDDEALRLLGALTRREVQVLARIAEGQDTQEIAAAMGIAPSTARTHVQRVLMKLGARTRLEAAAVADRTGLLARLERE, via the coding sequence TTGGGCGTTCGGCTCGTCGTGGTCGACGATCACCGACTGCTGGCCGAGGCGCTGGCCGCGGCGCTCCAGGTGCGCGGGCACCGGGTGCTCGCGGTGGGCAGCCCGGCAGGCGCGGCGCCGGAGCTGGCCGCGCAGCGCCGTCCGGACGTCTGCCTGATCGGGGTGGCCCGGCCGGGTGCCGTGAGCGCGTTCGCCCCGGTCCGCCGACTGCGCCTGGAGCGGCCCGAGGTGGCCGTGGTGGTGCTCGGACCGGTGGACGACCTGCGCGGGGTGGCGGGCGCCTTCGCCGCCGGCGCGGCCGGCTACGTCCGCAGCGACGAGCGGATCGAGGTGGTGGACCGCTCGATCGGCCGGGCCCGGGCGGGTGAGGCGGCAGTCGCGGTGGAGGTGCTGCAGGCCTCCTTCGAGCGCCTGCTGCACCCGGTGCACGAGCCGGACGACGAGGCGCTGCGGCTGCTCGGCGCGCTGACCCGGCGTGAGGTCCAGGTGCTGGCCCGGATCGCGGAGGGCCAGGACACCCAGGAGATCGCCGCCGCCATGGGCATCGCCCCCAGCACGGCCCGCACCCACGTGCAGCGGGTGCTGATGAAGCTCGGCGCCCGCACCCGCCTGGAGGCCGCCGCGGTGGCCGACCGCACCGGCCTGCTCGCCCGGCTCGAACGCGAGTAG
- a CDS encoding WXG100 family type VII secretion target, translating to MSHEQLLNMVKSGNPKTLGDRGDALNKAAGTLGEISRELSSHAQNLEWTGDAANQFRTWLKQVSDATANLSTYVATTGQQIQQSGDALGTAQAMPKLPNDQIALVNKRKAQGENLYNDLQPNPPFGWVTQLQATAAQQKIDGAKNEAVDAMVKLSQAYEGAATAIQGQTPPLFPPSPQDVMGPPPTSVDNQTGMTFTGPGSSNKYRPSPHGGGGGTVTPPPVRTTPAPPEPTPPPHFYLPPKHPTPPPVREPIPQPPHDPTPTPPHDPTPTPPGTGIDHTNPTPPTPPGQGGGTTGTLPNGPGYNGSGDSGPGGLPGGFPGLPTGGGSIKGGGSGQYGTINGTGGSSYGGSAGRYGGGRVGGGGLGSEEGITGGVSRPGAVSGRSQLGNNAIGAQEGEEAAAGQAGGLGGGRGGYGPGGGMGGGGAIGGRGVGGGAGRGGRGLVSKAGGEVGGQEGPQPEGEFTKGGSGLGKASAEARGAETEGEGGFMPGGLGAGNKRKKDRRNRADYLVEDEETWTDGTPQSNPDVIE from the coding sequence ATGTCGCACGAGCAGCTGTTGAACATGGTGAAGAGCGGGAACCCGAAAACGCTCGGGGACCGGGGCGATGCCCTGAACAAGGCGGCCGGCACCCTGGGCGAGATCAGCCGTGAGCTCTCCTCCCATGCGCAGAACCTGGAGTGGACGGGCGACGCCGCCAACCAGTTCCGCACCTGGTTGAAGCAGGTCTCGGACGCCACCGCGAACCTGAGCACCTACGTGGCCACCACCGGCCAGCAGATCCAGCAGTCCGGTGACGCCCTCGGCACGGCGCAGGCGATGCCCAAGCTGCCGAACGACCAGATCGCCCTCGTCAACAAGCGCAAGGCCCAGGGGGAGAACCTCTACAACGACCTGCAGCCCAACCCGCCGTTCGGCTGGGTGACCCAGCTGCAGGCCACCGCCGCCCAGCAGAAGATCGACGGCGCGAAGAACGAAGCCGTCGACGCCATGGTGAAGTTGTCGCAGGCCTACGAGGGGGCGGCGACGGCGATTCAGGGGCAGACACCGCCGCTGTTCCCGCCGAGCCCGCAGGACGTGATGGGGCCGCCGCCGACATCGGTCGACAATCAGACCGGGATGACGTTCACCGGACCGGGAAGCTCGAACAAGTACCGTCCTTCGCCGCACGGCGGCGGTGGCGGTACGGTCACGCCGCCGCCCGTCCGGACGACCCCGGCCCCGCCGGAGCCGACTCCGCCGCCCCACTTCTACCTCCCGCCGAAGCACCCGACGCCGCCCCCGGTGCGGGAGCCCATTCCGCAGCCGCCGCACGACCCGACACCGACTCCGCCGCACGATCCGACGCCGACCCCGCCCGGTACCGGGATCGACCACACCAACCCGACGCCGCCGACCCCGCCCGGTCAGGGTGGTGGCACGACCGGCACGCTGCCGAACGGGCCCGGCTACAACGGCTCTGGCGACAGCGGCCCCGGCGGGCTGCCGGGCGGCTTCCCCGGGCTGCCCACCGGCGGCGGCTCGATCAAGGGCGGTGGCTCGGGCCAGTACGGCACCATCAACGGCACCGGAGGGTCCTCCTATGGTGGCTCGGCCGGGCGCTACGGTGGCGGCCGGGTCGGTGGTGGCGGGCTCGGTTCGGAGGAGGGCATCACCGGTGGCGTGAGCCGTCCGGGCGCGGTGTCCGGCCGGAGCCAGCTCGGCAACAACGCGATCGGCGCCCAGGAGGGTGAAGAGGCGGCAGCCGGCCAGGCCGGTGGTCTCGGCGGTGGCCGTGGTGGCTACGGGCCTGGTGGCGGCATGGGCGGCGGTGGCGCCATCGGCGGCCGTGGGGTCGGCGGTGGCGCGGGCCGCGGCGGCCGGGGACTGGTCTCCAAGGCCGGCGGCGAGGTCGGCGGCCAGGAAGGTCCGCAGCCGGAGGGCGAGTTCACCAAGGGCGGCAGCGGCCTGGGCAAGGCGTCCGCCGAAGCCCGTGGAGCGGAGACCGAGGGCGAAGGCGGTTTCATGCCCGGTGGCCTCGGCGCTGGGAACAAGCGCAAGAAGGACCGTCGCAACCGCGCGGACTACCTCGTCGAGGACGAGGAGACGTGGACCGACGGGACCCCGCAGAGCAACCCGGACGTGATTGAGTAA
- the galT gene encoding galactose-1-phosphate uridylyltransferase, whose amino-acid sequence MRKTTTKLADGRELIYFDRDETVFRDEPDRRPLEPVANLSEVRLDPVSGDWVTVAAHRQGRIYHPPTDQCPLCPSTEAHLSEIPAPDYDVAVFENRFPSLATDAAPELALTAGGTAAAPAALHLARPGTGRCEVVCFTADHAASFADLDESKARLVLDAWTDRTAALGRLPGVEQVFCFENRGAEIGVTLAHPHGQIYAFPFTTPRTTKMIASANDHRARTGRNLFEDLLAGELADPLRVVLAGEHWTAFVPFAARWPYEVHLFPNRRVGSLPELAEEERAEFPRLYLELLRRFDRLFGEGLAPTPYIAAWHQAPRRGGAELALHLELFTIRRTVGKLKYLAGVESGMDAFVNDVSPEAAAHRLREVAT is encoded by the coding sequence GTGCGCAAGACCACGACCAAGCTGGCGGACGGCCGTGAGCTGATCTACTTCGACCGGGACGAGACGGTGTTCCGGGACGAGCCCGACCGCAGACCCCTGGAACCGGTGGCCAACCTCTCCGAGGTGCGCCTCGACCCGGTGTCCGGCGACTGGGTCACCGTGGCGGCGCACCGCCAGGGCCGGATCTACCACCCGCCGACCGACCAGTGCCCGCTCTGCCCGAGCACCGAGGCGCACCTCAGCGAGATCCCGGCCCCCGACTACGACGTGGCCGTCTTCGAGAACCGCTTCCCCTCGCTGGCCACCGACGCGGCCCCCGAACTCGCCCTGACCGCCGGGGGGACCGCCGCCGCCCCGGCCGCCCTGCACCTGGCCCGCCCCGGCACCGGCCGCTGCGAGGTGGTCTGCTTCACCGCCGACCACGCCGCCTCCTTCGCCGACCTCGACGAGTCCAAGGCCCGCCTGGTGCTGGACGCGTGGACCGACCGCACCGCGGCGCTCGGCCGGCTGCCCGGAGTGGAGCAGGTCTTCTGCTTCGAGAACCGCGGCGCCGAGATCGGGGTGACGCTGGCTCACCCGCACGGTCAGATCTACGCCTTCCCGTTCACCACCCCGCGCACCACCAAGATGATCGCCAGCGCCAACGACCACCGCGCCCGCACCGGCCGCAACCTCTTCGAGGACCTGCTGGCCGGCGAACTGGCCGACCCGCTGCGGGTGGTGCTGGCCGGCGAGCACTGGACCGCCTTCGTGCCGTTCGCCGCCCGCTGGCCGTACGAGGTGCACCTCTTCCCGAACCGCCGGGTCGGCTCGCTGCCCGAGCTGGCCGAGGAGGAGCGGGCCGAGTTCCCCCGCCTCTACCTGGAGCTGCTGCGCCGCTTCGACCGGCTGTTCGGCGAGGGCCTGGCACCCACTCCGTACATCGCCGCCTGGCACCAGGCCCCGCGCCGGGGCGGTGCCGAGCTGGCACTGCATCTGGAGCTGTTCACGATCCGTCGTACCGTAGGCAAGCTGAAGTACCTGGCCGGGGTCGAATCCGGCATGGACGCGTTCGTCAACGATGTGTCGCCCGAGGCGGCGGCACACCGCCTGCGGGAGGTCGCAACATGA
- a CDS encoding DUF6083 domain-containing protein: MAGQERSEGFTACWWCGRVGGSWHSAARAVLCGACVPRVPAAKREVREPVPLGEAVLAVQRYLARRSRALADGYESVGRCRHCQREATWHLTARGRWILLDPDNHPTADVPHGRRWHLDRFGTVVHPPGTTPHCRVVHWDVCPGLPAPRDPYLALVRARLRGGGRGQWDQKGSS, translated from the coding sequence ATGGCCGGTCAGGAGCGGAGCGAGGGGTTCACGGCCTGCTGGTGGTGCGGGCGGGTCGGGGGGAGCTGGCACTCGGCGGCACGGGCCGTGCTGTGCGGCGCTTGTGTGCCGCGGGTGCCGGCGGCGAAGCGGGAGGTCCGCGAGCCGGTGCCGCTGGGCGAGGCGGTGCTCGCGGTGCAGCGGTACCTGGCGCGCCGCAGCCGTGCGCTGGCGGACGGCTACGAGAGCGTCGGGCGCTGCCGCCACTGCCAGCGCGAGGCCACCTGGCACCTGACGGCGCGCGGCCGCTGGATCCTGCTCGACCCCGACAACCACCCCACCGCCGACGTCCCCCACGGCCGCCGCTGGCACCTGGACCGCTTCGGCACCGTCGTCCACCCCCCGGGCACCACCCCGCACTGCCGGGTCGTCCACTGGGACGTCTGCCCCGGCCTGCCGGCACCGCGCGACCCGTACCTGGCCCTGGTGCGGGCGAGGTTGCGGGGTGGGGGTCGGGGTCAGTGGGACCAGAAGGGGTCGTCGTAG
- a CDS encoding alpha/beta hydrolase has product MNPAALREADPQALPDCADAHDRLGGELHGGAQDWRTGVRDRAGDPGWLGTAADNCRASLRDSQDRLTAAEDGLRRLGALLRSGAEAVQLARARLVEALDEAAAAGLTVTPEGRLTRPAGERHDPDLAATELEQRIDSALAQADTADRTLAEHLQAHTRAARDGSALATGGYSPVPALTAPDLLAAALPPANATPAEVAAWWRTLPPATQQHLTTTRPDLIGNRDGLPATTRDQANRLLLTAHLADYAGRTSPTPADRTRLTGFRAIQTRLTHSPATPPVLLLALSDQGQGRAALSFGNPDTATNVSAYVPGLGTELKDVGGKDADRAFNVWKAANKADPTRSAASIVWLGYDPPPGLDKADPASLSVMGDGRARAGAANYSRFLAGLRAGHSDGPAHLTALGHSYGSLTVGLSGQTPTGSGADDMILVGSPGTDSDDASRLGVAPGHVWVGAADNDPVTYLPDPVADLTGHSDERWFGRDPASAGFGAKRFEVADGPPHSFSSHSNYLDPSGGSSLTNIGQIVAGHPDKVKGQSFR; this is encoded by the coding sequence GTGAACCCCGCCGCCCTGCGCGAGGCCGACCCGCAAGCCCTCCCCGACTGCGCCGACGCCCACGACCGGCTCGGCGGCGAACTGCACGGCGGCGCGCAGGACTGGCGCACCGGCGTCCGCGACCGGGCCGGCGACCCCGGCTGGCTCGGCACCGCCGCCGACAACTGCCGGGCCAGCCTGCGCGACAGCCAGGACAGACTGACCGCCGCCGAAGACGGACTGCGCCGACTCGGCGCCCTGCTGCGCTCCGGCGCCGAAGCCGTGCAACTCGCCCGGGCCCGCCTCGTCGAAGCCCTCGACGAGGCCGCCGCGGCCGGACTGACCGTCACCCCCGAAGGCCGGCTGACCCGGCCGGCCGGCGAACGGCACGACCCCGACCTGGCGGCCACCGAGCTCGAACAGCGGATCGACTCCGCACTGGCCCAGGCCGACACCGCCGACCGGACCCTCGCCGAACACCTCCAGGCCCACACCCGCGCCGCCCGGGACGGCTCCGCGCTCGCCACCGGCGGCTACTCCCCCGTCCCCGCCCTCACCGCCCCCGACCTGCTCGCCGCCGCCCTCCCACCCGCCAACGCCACCCCCGCCGAAGTCGCCGCCTGGTGGCGCACCCTGCCCCCCGCCACCCAGCAGCACCTCACCACCACCCGACCCGACCTGATCGGCAACCGCGACGGCCTCCCCGCCACCACCCGCGACCAGGCCAACCGCCTGCTCCTCACCGCCCACCTCGCCGACTACGCCGGCCGCACCAGCCCCACCCCCGCCGACCGCACCAGGCTCACCGGCTTCCGCGCCATCCAGACCCGCCTCACCCACAGCCCCGCCACCCCGCCCGTCCTCCTCCTGGCCCTCTCCGACCAGGGCCAGGGCCGCGCCGCCCTGTCCTTCGGCAACCCGGACACGGCGACGAACGTGAGCGCGTACGTGCCGGGGCTGGGGACGGAACTGAAGGACGTGGGCGGGAAGGACGCGGACCGGGCGTTCAATGTCTGGAAGGCCGCCAACAAGGCCGACCCGACCCGTTCCGCCGCCTCGATCGTCTGGTTGGGCTACGACCCGCCCCCCGGCCTCGACAAGGCCGACCCCGCGTCCCTGTCGGTCATGGGCGACGGACGCGCGCGAGCCGGTGCGGCGAACTACTCACGCTTCCTGGCAGGTCTGCGGGCCGGCCACTCCGACGGGCCGGCCCACCTCACGGCCCTCGGCCACAGCTACGGCTCACTCACCGTCGGACTCTCCGGCCAGACTCCCACCGGCAGTGGAGCCGACGACATGATCCTCGTCGGCAGTCCCGGCACCGACTCGGACGACGCGTCCCGGCTCGGGGTGGCTCCCGGTCACGTGTGGGTGGGCGCGGCCGACAACGATCCGGTCACCTATCTGCCCGACCCGGTCGCCGACCTCACCGGGCACAGCGACGAACGATGGTTCGGCCGGGATCCGGCGAGTGCCGGATTCGGAGCGAAACGATTCGAAGTGGCTGACGGCCCGCCACACAGCTTCTCGTCACATTCCAACTACCTGGACCCGAGCGGCGGAAGTTCCCTGACGAACATCGGCCAGATCGTCGCCGGACATCCGGACAAAGTGAAGGGTCAGTCCTTCCGATGA